The Epinephelus moara isolate mb chromosome 11, YSFRI_EMoa_1.0, whole genome shotgun sequence sequence caaatcacTACGTTTGGGTAGAAAACCCCCAGGTcacatacataaaatgaaatggcACTGAGCAGACATTACCTCAGTTGGCAAATGTTTAGCTTCCCACTAATGgggcccacctaaaaaaagtcaatatccATTTAAATGCATactatattaaaaatattttcactacCTTGCAGTCAGACAGCCCTTCCCAATGACAGGCTGAAGCCGTTTtcttaaagccaccagactccattggcaaaaacacaatattttactttgcagaacacaggagttgctggtctgcCGCTGCCGAGTGTAATGCAAGGTgttgaaaatattccaaatgtagcgtacatttaaactgataatgatttttttaggtggctacaTTTTGCTGcggcccccatccacagcagtacattgttaaGCTTCTGTGCCGGTATTAGCCTAATCAAAGACGCTAGCAAAGAAACGCAGCACATGAGATAAGCAaagcagaaacatcagataaGCCGGACCATAatgtttaactatatatctGTAAACCTTAGAGATATAtcttaaaatgacaacagaaataaacaacacattctcacgccaacctcgtcacatattgatgttttggtcatggactttccacgtccacatatgacatgcaaggtaccctgggtgtgttggttctTGACATTCTGTGTCAAAATACAcgtccgttttcacaggaaattcaacatttacacacagtctctttaaaaataaacacactacgttggtacaacactgcaaattgacgggttttttttccttcaacaacaaacacacatggttaggtttaggaaaagagaacagggtttggctttagaatcttacaggttGTGAACACAggtcttgggtgaaagtcctggtttgttggacccatccaccacccctcctgcccaccctacttggactttcgccgctATAACGttcatccttgtcctgccgcgtttcccGCTGACGCCACTGAGCGTCGTTATACTGTAACAccaaccggctgcgtatcatgtcGACATCAAAAGacaccttttttgtttgtttctgacgccacaagtcactgcgcAAGCAAtagatttcgacaactttggagtgagaccgggcttaAATAAACATGCTTGCCGATTTCACTTATCCCCACAACTGAATTCAACTGCCAGTTGTCTACCCGGAAGTGATTGTTGTCGTTAGTCCGATGTCACGATAATTTGGTCCATACCCAAATAGGCTTTATTCTACTGTAGTATTCACAGTACTGAGATAGCAAATGTACCTATAAACTCacaacattcccctgggtgctctcattTTCATCTGTGACGTCTTTCTCAGTTTGTTGTCTATGGTGCAgttccagactttatacttgatgacgtCACAAATTTAAGGTTTCAGCAGGCTAGTTTTTGCATATAGAAAAGAGTTCTTCatgtttacttatatttttgGACTTTCTTACACCAttggaataacatgtatgaattctgaaaatgggcattgttcccctttaaatgacGAGCAAAAAGAGGAGGGATGTTTAAACCACGTCTAGATTGTTCTATGTCCAAGGTCCATAGTCGGAAAATATAGTTTTCCTCGTACCTACACATTTCCAGGCCTATAAGAATGTAAATCATACTGAATCTAACACATTTGTCTAAGACGTGAAACAAACACCCACATCTAATCGAACCAGCGAGCATTAAGATGGACAAGTGCCTTTTCTAGCAAGTTAACTGCATCCCACCATTTCCAGAATGGCCCGGGTGTGTACAAGAAAGTGTGAGCAAGTATACAGCCGACGTGTTAAAGGGATGGATGATATCACTTGGCACGACAAGATTGTTTGaatgtattgtgtgtgtatgtgcatgttaaGGAAGCCCTGTTCTGAGGGCCCACAGCAGCCGCCCCCAAAATAGAGctgagagcagctgcagcagggtGAGTCGTATCAGAGGGACATCAAAGAGGCTGCCGcatccccccacccccccccacccccgccCGTTCTGATCATAAGCACTAATGGTGTAATGGGGGACTGGAAGGTCAGtgattgtttttggttgtgtgtaactgtgtgtgtgtgtgtgtgtgtgtgtgtgtgagagtcaaCAGGCAGGAGGCTACTGGAACTTTCTGGAACACAAACTGACAGCATAGCTAAGCCTGGTATTACTGTAAGACAAATACCAGGTCAGGTGTCACCTCTGCAGAAGTCACCATTGACATCTGTTGCAGCAGTGGGCACAGCCAATTAAACAAGCCTGGTTTGATGAACCGGTCGTCTTTGTCCCACCAGTTGTGAATCCTTCATATCTGTGTGTAAATATACGACAGACTAAGAGTACATTCCTTACTGTCTTTCACGAGGAGCACTTTTACACTTTGTCGGAAAGCACCTCTGGGTCAAACGGCACATTTTACAGGCACGCTCAGCTCAATAGTGTGCTCTTAGTGTCACAGCTCAGATAACTCTGCGTCCATATGGAAGCCTCAGATTTCAGCAGTCATCACTTTTCCTACATGACAGAACTCCAGGCAGGATCAGGGCAAAGTCACATTCTGAACCTGACCGTGACTACAGTATGTGCCCATGTCTCAACTGTCTCTGATCTCTGTACACCCCTCAACCAATAAGAGAGACTTTACGAGATGTATTAGTTGGATATTGATGCACACAATAAACTTAATTATCTAGTTTTACAAATGTGGGTCTCTTAGATTGCCCTGCAAGGTTATAATATCATTCACTCAGGAGAATACTCTTAAGTTTTGTAATCAGGCTACAATATGGTGAATTGGATGATCTCTACTAACTGGACTTTAGAGAGTGTGATAGTGCAGAGTGCAggccctctctgtgtctctgcctgTCTCCCCCTCATTCTTTCTTGAATCCAGATTTATGGGCCTGCAAAATGTCTCTGTCATGCCCAATCAGCACCTGCTGTTGCTCATCACACCCTGTGTTGACAGTCCGGAGGGGTAACCTGAGACACAGGCGCCCCCTACAGGTGTAACAGGACAACCTCGTCTCTTCACGGATGGCCTGTAAACCAGTGTAAATGTGACAAGTCATCTCGGCTccttattaaaattaaaaattaataacCTTATTTCCCCTCTCTTATCTAAACTTATTAACTAATGACACTGGCTCATATTAGACAGGTCATTATCCGGAAATAGCCTCTGCTCACATTATTTTTTCACTGGCTCATTTTGTGATTACAACATACGTcattttatataaaatattctCATTGGAAAATTCAGAAAGGacgttggtaaaaaaaacaacaacaactagaTTTTAATGTTGAAATAGATGTTTTTGCCATGAGCAAGATACGTGGGGACCATTTCTCTCGGCAAACGGAAGACATTTATCGCGGACGGGTGTTCCCTCAAATTGGTTCCGGGTATCAACAGCCtggtggctaacgttagctgaaaCGCGATCTCCACTCCTCATTCTTCTGTAAAGTGGTAAGACACGATGTTATGTTTGTGATCATATACTCTTTGTGTTATCTTGTCTCGGAATGTTTATCCGACATGAATGCTAAACGTTAAATAGTCGATAATGTGAATTATAACGTTCGTTGTGCAatacgttagcttgctagctaaagCCGACGACTGCGGAGTCACTTGAAAATATTCTGGATGGAAAAAGAAATGAACACTAATccattttttacactttataaGAGCAGACAAATTACAGCTGTAGTTAGTCAGATTTATTTTGACTATAGCCACGTTACATTGTAGTACATAGCTTTAGTTAGCTGTTCTTTTGAGGCGTCTCGACGGTAACGTTTCGCCGTGATTGTCAGAaattcactacaaaaacctaagGCCTATATCAACGTGAGTATTATTTCTACGTAATATTACAACCAGTGTTCAGCCGAGGCGACTTTATATTGTATGTTCGGGGGTGTTGGTGTCCTTAACAAGAGTGGTTATGGTGGTGTTATGTATCTTACTTCTCCGTGTTCCCTTTCAGGGCTGACAGATATTACGGAACAGGATGGGTGAGTGTTAAATGACCTATATGTTACCCTGTACCCTCCCTGAAATCAATAATGTTGTTTGCCAATTCATAAATGTCTTGTCACAATAGAGTAGGTGTGTGTGCCGACTCATAGGAGTCTCATTTGTTGAGGTTTCTCTTGAGAAGCTAAATCTCTGGCTATTTTCCAAAGTCTCCTGTTATTACAGTTGgtaaagtgtgtgtggtgcTTAAGCATTTGGTTCACACCTGTTTGTGTGCTGCACAGACGGTGAAGAGAGAACCTACGGTGGCTGCGAAGGGCCAGATGCCATGTATGTGAAATTGATCTCTTCAGATGGCCATGAATTCATTGTGAAAAGAGAACACGCCTTGACATCTGGGACTATCAAAGCCATGTTAAGCGGACCAGGTGAGGATTCAGACAAacaagtcaaagtatagtaaaCAGCTGTCTCCTAAAGTTAAAATTAGTAGGCCTACATCTATGCATGTCATActattttagttttttgtttgtttgtttgtttttttacatacattcatacatgTGTAGAAAATACAGGCTAGTAAGTAAGTAACAAGTTGTTCCAAAGAGATGGTAGTCTGTATTTCAGTGAATGTGGCAGCCCAGGCAGTATTACAATACATAATATGAGGGTAAATTAAGCTATTGTAAAAAGTAAGATTACAGGAATGATTGACCAGTGAATGAACTCTAACTCACACCAATTGCCTTCTTAGTCATTTTACAGACAAGCTCAATGTAGTATTTCCACTAAACCTAAGGCTTTCTACTTGAACTAAAATAATTTCACACCTGGTAAACTAGTAAAAATCCACCATACCCAACAAATAATTAACATCCTCATCACACATAGTGATAAAGATGTCCGGTTTGAATTGAAATcattaaaatgcaacagtgtGACACATTTTTGGGAGCTGTCAGAAATGAGAAGCATATGGTGTTGCAGCTGGATTCCTGTTTAAATGGTTTTCTTGAATTACACACAGAGAATGTGCAGTGCAAGACACCTGTCAGTACCAGGACAGTTGAATATGCCTGTAGATTCAAATACATCATTATGTCCTGGTGGTTTATGCCTGAAATTAAAGACGTTTTAAGGAATTGCTTGCTTCATTTGAAAGAGCACGCTCTACTAATATGATGTATATTGTGATTGATATTTCTTGGGAGTAGTGGCTTCCCTAGGCTCTAAGATTTGTGAAAATGTCATACGTTGTTTGCTCTTCCAAGAGCCTAATGAGAGACTTGACTGTAAACTAAGAATTGGAGGGTTTGTATCGGAGTATCAGAGCCTTATGCTTTTTGGTCATTAGTGCTGCTCAGTTAGATATGACTTAATTGTAAATTCTAGATGCAACACTGAATGTTCAGCTGTAAAGGTACTGCCTAAAATGTACTATTGTCTTAAGATCCAGCAAACTGTATGCCGTGCAGAGTAGTATAGCCTGAAAtcatttggtatttttgtttgGACTACATATATAGAGTGCTTTTGTAGTATTAGCAGCTGCTCAAGTGCTTTACAACCCAAGCGCCATTCACCCATTGACACACTACCATACAGTGTGCCACCTGCTCTTTAGATGAACATACACAGGCACTCTCACAGGAACAGCACCGCTATCGGGAGCAATTTGTGGTTCAGTATCATGCCTAAGAACACTTTGACATTAAACTGCAGGGACCAGGAATCAAACCACCAGCCTTCAGATTGATAGACTACCTGTCTACTTCCTGAGCCACTGACGCTCCATACTGGGCAGTTAAAAGTAGCTAAAATTCATTGGAACCTTTACTAATTTAGGCTGTAAATAAGTCTGGCCTGTCCGCTTTGAACTAAATTAATACCAGCGCTGCTCTTCTGTTAATACCTCAACAgttttttacttaaataaaaactTTCTTTTTCAATCGTCAGCCTAATTACCATTTAAATATGGTATCGCACACTGGTATCATGATGTAATGACATAACCACATGCTCAACCTGTTAACTTCAACTAGCTAGTGGTCTGCATCCTATTAGAGTGTGTGTAGGCTGTATAGGAAATTTGTATTGTGATGATAGTTTGCCTGCTTCTTTGCCTGAGATTTAAACAGGCAGGATATTCAGTCTGCTATAGTTCAAAGCCATATTCCAGgcaattattaattattttgtcaGGTTAATTCTGCCTGTCCAGTTGGTGGCAGTATGCTTCCTCCATACAACAGTATTGTTACCTCCTATTACACATGGTCCAAAAAAACCTTCTAATCTTTCACATGCTTTTGTGCCACTCATGTTAGTGGGTCGCATCTTGGAGAATTATTCTGTTTGATAGCTACATCCAGGATAGgatgttaaaatgtgtaatgTAACCCTCAATCTGCAGGTCAATTTGCTGAGAATGAAACCAATGAGGTGAACTTCAGGGAGATCCCGTCTCACGTCCTGTCCAAGGTCTGCATGTACTTCACCTACAAGGTCCGCTACACCAACAGCTCCACAGAAATCCCTGAATTCCCCATCGCTCCGGAGATCGCACTGGAACTGCTCATGGCTGCCAACTTTTTGGATTGCTAAAGTTACAAGAAAAATGTAGCCGCTTGAAACAgttttaggttgtttttttttttgaatatttaaattgttttgcCATGTACGTGTatgaaacatgaatgaatatgacACCACGAGGagtttactcttttttttctttcttctttttttttgcaccaggctttCTGCCATAATTTTATTAGTATTAAAAgatttcattttaatgtaataaataaatatggtggGACGTATCACTTGTCCCACAATGTGATTAATGTGTCCCCCAGCTCCGAACATCTTTCCTCACCTCTCCAGATTAATAAAGACCTGTTTGGTGAGCACCATGTATTGCTATTTGCTACTTTGCTGTGCATGTTCCACATAAAATGCATCCAACTTTAAATGCCATTTTCATACTACAATATATCATACTATAAAGAATGCTTCTATCTATACTCATCTGCAAGGGATGTTTGGAAGATACGAAGGTAGTAGAAGATGTGCTGAATATATTAcaaaattaacaacatatttcatA is a genomic window containing:
- the LOC126397941 gene encoding elongin-C, whose amino-acid sequence is MDGEERTYGGCEGPDAMYVKLISSDGHEFIVKREHALTSGTIKAMLSGPGQFAENETNEVNFREIPSHVLSKVCMYFTYKVRYTNSSTEIPEFPIAPEIALELLMAANFLDC